The Pseudomonas sp. GD03919 region TGGAAATCTGGATCGGCGTCCTGCAATGCGTAATACAGCTGGCGCGAGCCGATGATGATGACTTTCAGCTGCAGCGGGATGACCTGCGGGTTGAGCGTGACGGTGGCGATGCGCCCGAGATCGCCCAACGGCGACTCCATCTTCAACTGGCGCGAATGCAGCGCGCGCTTGAGCGCTTCCCAGACGAAGGGCTCACCGAGCAATTTTTCCGCCTCGACCACCAGGTAGCCGCCGTTGGCCCGATGCAACGCGCCGGGGCGCAGCTGACGGTAACTGGTATACAACGCGCCCTGATCGGAGTTGTATTCGATACGGCCGAACAGGTTGTCGTAGGTCGGGTGCGACTCGAACACCACTGGTGCGCCGCCGTTGGCGTGATGACCGACCACCAGGCTCGGGCAGTAGATTTCCTCCAGCAGCTTGCGCAGTTGCGGGTCGGCCTTGTCGACATCCACCAGCTGCTCGACGGCGGTTTTCAGCAGGTTGATCTGCATGGCCTGCAGATAGGCGCAGACACCCGCGTTCTCGGCATACTTCTCCGACAGCGGCGCCAGCAGCGGCTGCAGGGCCACGGTGATGGTCTCTTCATTGAGCTGACGCAGCAGATTGCTCGACTCGCGCTTCCACTGCGGCAGGCTGGCCAACTCTTCGTTGAGGCGCTCTTCGAGCACGGCGATATCGGCGTGGAAGCGCTCGCGCTGAGTCTCGGGCAGTTGCGCGAACTCGGCTTCATCCAGTGCCTTGCCGTCGGCCATCGGGGTGAAGGCGATATTGGTGCTGTCGCGGTACAGGGCCACGCCCTTCTCCAGCGACAGTTTCTCAATCACATCCAGCGCCTGGTCGTAACGCTTGTTGAAGGTGCGGTCGATGGCACTCTTCTTCTGCTGGTAGGTCGGTGTCTCGAACACCGCCGGGAAGGTGGCCAGCAGGTTGTCGATCAACTGATTGATATCGGCGATGAACGCACTCGCGGTACCCGCCGGCAGCTCCAGCGCACGCGGCTCGCGCGGCTCGTCGAAGTGGTTGACGTAGACCCGGTCAGCCGGTGTCGCCATGCGCTTGGCCTCGGCCTTGAGGTAGCGCTGCACGAAAGAGAAACGCCCGGTGCCGGGCTCGCCCATGACGAACACGTTATAACCGGGGCGCGGCATGGCCACGCCGAACTGCAGCGCCTCGACCGCGCGTGACTGGCCGAGAACACCACGGAAGGGTTCGAGATCATCGGTGCTGCTGAAGTTGAACTGCTCGGGGGCGAAGGGGCGGGTCAGCGATTCGGGGGCAAGGCGCAAAGCATCGAGGCTAAGCTTGGACATTGGCAATCCTTTATAGCGGGCGGAAATTCCGCAAAACATGGGGTGATTCTGGGCCTGTGGCGCGAAAGGGATCAAGGTTTGATTCAGCTCAGGATGAAAAATCCGAGCACGGATAAGCTACCCGTCACCCTCCTTGCGCGAAAACCACCATGTCCAGTCCCCCTCACCTGCATCTTCCCGTCCTGCATGCCGCCCGCCAGGACTACGCCGCGCTCAATCACCGACTCAGCGTACGTGAGGCGCTGGAAGACATCCGCACCCAAGGTCTGGGGGAGCGCATCATCTATTTTTATGTAATCGACGATGAGCAGCGCCTGATCGGCGTGCTACCCAGCCGTCGCCTGCTTACCGCACCACCGGACGCCCGGCTGAACGAGCTGATGGACAGCACCGTCATCGCACTGCCCGATCACGCCACCATTCTCGATGCCTGCCAATTGCTGATTCGGCATCGTTTCCTGGCACTGCCTGTGGTGGACGAGCAACAGCGCCTGTGCGGCCTGGTGGATATCGCCCTGCTCAATGAGGAAAACCCGGATCTGCGCCAGCGCAATCAGGCCGATGCACTGTTCGAAACCCTTGGTTTTCACGTTACCCAGGTTGGCAAGGCCTCGCCGCTATGGGCCTTTCGCCTGCGCGTGCCCTGGCTATTGGCGACCATCGCCAGCGGCACCCTCTGCGCCCTGCTGGCCAGCCTCTACGAACTGACCCTGGCCAAGAGCATCGTCCTCGCTTTCTTCCTTACCCTGGTGCTGGGCTTGGGCGAGAGCGTGAGCATGCAGTCGATGTCGGTGACCATCCAGGCGCTGCGCAGCGTCCGCCCCAATCTGAGCTGGTACCTGCGCAGCCTGCGTCATGAACTGCCGACCGCCCTGCTGCTCGGCAGCACCTGCGGCAGTCTGGTGGCGATGATCGTCTGGCTCTGGCGCGGCGAGGCCTGGACCGGACTGATCATCGGCTGCAGCATCCTGCTGTCGCTCTGCGCCGCCTGCCTGCTCGGCCTCAGCGTACCCACGCTGCTGCACGCCCTGAGGCTCGACCCGAAGATCGCAGCAGGGCCGGTGACCCTGGCAGTGACCGACCTGTGCACCTTGCTGTTCTACTTCAGCCTGGCCGCCTGGTTGCTGTGACCCTCCCTATCCTCGGCACAACGCAGGCAGTATTCGGCCACCGGCAGCGCGGCCAGACGCGCCGCCTCGATTGCTTCGCCGCAGCACAGGCACTCGCCATAACGCCCCTCGGCCAGGCGCAGCTGCGCCTGGTGCACCAGCAGCAGTCCCTGCTCGGCCTCGGCCAGCAGGGCTTCGAGCACCTCATCGTTCTGCCGCTGCTGCGCCTGCTCGGCGAAATCCGCTGAGTGGCTGCGCGCCAGATCGCGCCGAATCGCCTCGGCACGGGTCGTGTAATCATGCAGCAGCGCATCCTGCACAACACGGTGAGCCATGAGCAATCTCCTCGCGTATGAAAGAAGCCTCAGTGTGATGCACCACGCAACGCCAATGACTGACGCCGGTCAGCACTTGCGCGAAATGCCGACGTCGACTGCCTTGACAGCAGTCGACCGCGTGACCAAAGCTCGACCATCGCCATAATCAGAAGAACAGCGACCTTGAAACGGACATTCGCCGCCATCGCCCTAAGCCTGAGCCTGCCGCTGCATGCCGCCACCCCCGAACAACTGGCCAGCGCCCCCTACTGGATCGCCCTCGGCCACTACGAAACCGGCAAGCTCGGCGGTTGGCGCAGCTATGTCGACGACGACGACTTCTTCCTCGCCGAAGAAGGAGCCAGCAACCCGGCTGCCGAACTGCAGGCCACCCTTACGGCGCTGTATCAACCTGCCGAGCTGGGCGACCGCCACCCGCAGTGCATCTACCCGGCGCGTACCCGTTGGCTCAAGGCCCAGTTGCAGCTCGATGACCTGCCCAGCCCCGACTGCGCCGACTATCGGAACTGGTTCGCCGATGTCAATCCGCACAGCACGGTGCTGGTGTTCCCGGCCGCCTACCTGAACAGCCCGTCGTCGATGTTCGGCCATACCCTGCTACGCATCGACCAGCCGGATATCGACAGCCACAACACCGCACTGCTGAGTTACGCGCTGAACTTCGGCGCCTTCATCGAAGGTGACGACAACAGCATCCTGTATGCCTGGCGCGGCCTGATGGGCGGCTATCCCGGCCTGTTCGCCCTGGTGCCCTACCGCGAGAAGCTCAGCGAGTACAACCGTCTGGAAAACCGCGACCTGTGGGAATACCGGCTGAACCTCACACCGGAAGAAACCGCGCGCATGGTCGAGCACGTCTGGGAGCTCAAGCAGATCCGCTTCGACTACTTCTTCTTCGACGAGAACTGCTCCTACCGCCTGCTGGAGCTGCTGGAAATCGCCCGCCCCGGTATCGAGCTGACCGAACACTTCCCGCTCACCGCCATCCCCACCGATACCGTGCGCGCGGTCAAGGATGCCGGGCTGATCGAACGCATCGACTATCGCCCGTCGCGTGAACGCGAGTTGCTGGCACGCGCCGAACCGCTCGATAGCGACGAACAAGCCTGGGTGCTGCACCTGAATGAAAACCCAGCACAACTGGACGATGCCGACTTCCTCGCCCTGCCGGCAGAACGTCGCGCGCTGATCCAGGACGCCGCCTTCCGCCTGGTGCGTTACCACGCCAACGATGAAGAACGCAGCAGCAACGCCCAGCGCAGCTTCCAGTTGCTCGGCGCGATCAACCGCAACCCGCCGCCACCGCTGGAAGTCGAGCGCCCGCCGTTGCCCGAGGAAGGCCACCAATCGCGTACCTGGCAACTGGCCGGCGGCAGCCGCGATGATCGCGCCTTCGCCGAATACGGCCTGCGCATGGCCTACCACGACCTGAACGACAACCTCGACGGTTTCCCGCT contains the following coding sequences:
- a CDS encoding DUF4105 domain-containing protein, translated to MKRTFAAIALSLSLPLHAATPEQLASAPYWIALGHYETGKLGGWRSYVDDDDFFLAEEGASNPAAELQATLTALYQPAELGDRHPQCIYPARTRWLKAQLQLDDLPSPDCADYRNWFADVNPHSTVLVFPAAYLNSPSSMFGHTLLRIDQPDIDSHNTALLSYALNFGAFIEGDDNSILYAWRGLMGGYPGLFALVPYREKLSEYNRLENRDLWEYRLNLTPEETARMVEHVWELKQIRFDYFFFDENCSYRLLELLEIARPGIELTEHFPLTAIPTDTVRAVKDAGLIERIDYRPSRERELLARAEPLDSDEQAWVLHLNENPAQLDDADFLALPAERRALIQDAAFRLVRYHANDEERSSNAQRSFQLLGAINRNPPPPLEVERPPLPEEGHQSRTWQLAGGSRDDRAFAEYGLRMAYHDLNDNLDGFPLGAQIEILQLKLRQYENNHWQLQRLDLANIRSLTPRNALLQPLSWQIGGGLERVLGENGDTPLVGHISGGAGATWQLHHDLLGFALGTARLEYNEDFAAVVSPALGFNSGLLWRNPLGNLSLEAAGDYFHNGEVRRRLSLNQQWEVSRNLGLRLSAQREFSQLATPVNEVKLELRWYHY
- a CDS encoding TraR/DksA family transcriptional regulator produces the protein MAHRVVQDALLHDYTTRAEAIRRDLARSHSADFAEQAQQRQNDEVLEALLAEAEQGLLLVHQAQLRLAEGRYGECLCCGEAIEAARLAALPVAEYCLRCAEDREGHSNQAARLK
- a CDS encoding Lon protease family protein, which codes for MSKLSLDALRLAPESLTRPFAPEQFNFSSTDDLEPFRGVLGQSRAVEALQFGVAMPRPGYNVFVMGEPGTGRFSFVQRYLKAEAKRMATPADRVYVNHFDEPREPRALELPAGTASAFIADINQLIDNLLATFPAVFETPTYQQKKSAIDRTFNKRYDQALDVIEKLSLEKGVALYRDSTNIAFTPMADGKALDEAEFAQLPETQRERFHADIAVLEERLNEELASLPQWKRESSNLLRQLNEETITVALQPLLAPLSEKYAENAGVCAYLQAMQINLLKTAVEQLVDVDKADPQLRKLLEEIYCPSLVVGHHANGGAPVVFESHPTYDNLFGRIEYNSDQGALYTSYRQLRPGALHRANGGYLVVEAEKLLGEPFVWEALKRALHSRQLKMESPLGDLGRIATVTLNPQVIPLQLKVIIIGSRQLYYALQDADPDFQEMFRVLVDFDEDIPLADDSLEQFAQLMKTRTSEEGMAPLTGAAVARLATHSARLAEHQGRLSARIGDLFQLVSEADFIRQLAGESITDVGHIERALKAKATRTGRVSARIIDDMLAGIILIDTCGAAVGKCNGLTVLEVGDSAFGVPARISATVYPGGSGIVDIEREVSLGQPIHSKGVMILTGFLGSRYAQEFPLEISASIALEQSYGYVDGDSASLGEVCTLISALSRTPLKQCFAITGSINQFGEVQAVGGVNEKIEGFFRLCEARGLTGEQGVIIPHSNVANLMLDDRVLQAVRAGQFNVYAVRHVDEALSLLVGEPAGHPDEKGRFPKGSVNARVVERLRDIAEIGLEEEAKPAEEPAAAKPAKVPRRKKGEADAAS
- a CDS encoding magnesium transporter, which encodes MSSPPHLHLPVLHAARQDYAALNHRLSVREALEDIRTQGLGERIIYFYVIDDEQRLIGVLPSRRLLTAPPDARLNELMDSTVIALPDHATILDACQLLIRHRFLALPVVDEQQRLCGLVDIALLNEENPDLRQRNQADALFETLGFHVTQVGKASPLWAFRLRVPWLLATIASGTLCALLASLYELTLAKSIVLAFFLTLVLGLGESVSMQSMSVTIQALRSVRPNLSWYLRSLRHELPTALLLGSTCGSLVAMIVWLWRGEAWTGLIIGCSILLSLCAACLLGLSVPTLLHALRLDPKIAAGPVTLAVTDLCTLLFYFSLAAWLL